One Rhizoctonia solani chromosome 3, complete sequence genomic region harbors:
- a CDS encoding ICE-like protease (caspase) p20 domain protein, which produces MGGLMSRTTTDSPTSVLLFTQNIARHPIAWDPTQQRPTQEVIHAVHSALHFALDPCVDHPNEPLSFGMQDGLLVIPNREDLKQREGPKSGWEVNAKLFIYANGQKSGEYAKILERALAELQGVMGATTLESFVISLSNIGWHGEAVDTEGLDEVDKLGDLWALMSSRTELKSIGVSDFSSQHLQRLLSLVDSNPSLRKPSITQLNLPPSAAEPTELLELTQKEGINLQTHADDLGTTKQMVRLLSEFEGRLPLSPAFIKLRDQERYDEALPMEWILKYTVFNRDRGIVGEKGYIVSAKFAHVLGSYEYKYGYPSIAIDSTNSNGRKRLSDDDNNEGARCAKRRNFGHTISYGESLTAHQQYIDPRDNVRRAWTSSVPAGPAPKAHVPLSIKVPERHTHSVSYSIEESPTSSQELHLMPHHQLYREHHSPNVLGSMSDWSFSPPSYPYGHNPLSQSTGVTRNVFHASSLDNARWYRESRQNSIAEYTYPNEDTLAPPRRYTDFPNSPLVSPFDFMEGATRSYEEEQDIEYFEPGTARSLSPEPFSPSDWEGIPESVVSSSLADNPGKRRALIIALEYGGVDQRWNDNKSTPMFMKGPYSDGEDVYNLLLQQGYHEDEITFMTDEPGTPTRLRPTCSNIKYQLAQLIADANPGDRFFLYYAGHGIQVEDTDGDEFDGWDEAIIPADWATAYNYRDEGLIIDDYLKEVCVNALPKGAHLTAVFDVCSFILTAWSQYLLFILVLPRRDDNGLTYEHSTKENGKFKLNELTGLLSRRLPSRYESVDGRVLCISACEDSQQAYARARGLLTEAFTRCIRESAKVYRLANATFRLNPTLKQLYEYILCHGRPDPDIWTSLHTRPGIGDNL; this is translated from the exons ATGGGTGGTTTGATGTCTCG CACTACGACTGATTCGCCCACGTCTGTTCTTTTATTTACTCAAAACATCGCTCGGCATCCTATTGCGTGGGACCCGACGCAGCAACGACCGACCCAGGAAGTTATCCATGCTGTCCATTCCGCACTTCACTTTGCCCTCGATCCGTGTGTCGATCATCCCAATGAACCTTTGAGCTTTGGTATGCAAGATGGCCTATTGGTTATTCCTAAT AGGGAGGATTTGAAGCAAAGAGAGGGACCAAAATCCGGATGGGAAGTGAACGCCAA ATTATTTATATATGCCAATGGGCAAAAGTCGGGCGAGTACGCTAAGATTCTTGAGCGTGCGTTGGCAGAACTGCAGGGAGTGATGGGTGCCACGACGCTGGAGAGCTTTGTGATCAGCCTAAGTAACATCGGGTGGCATGGAGAGGCCGTAGACACAGAAGGGTTGGACGAGGTTGATAAGTTGGGCGATCTCTGGGCG CTCATGTCCAGTCGCACGGAACTCAAGAGCATTGGAGTCTCTGACTTTTCTTCGCAACACCTACAACGGCTTTTGTCCTTGGTTGATTCAAACCCCTCCTTGCGAAAGCCTTCTATAACGCAACTGAATCTGCCTCCATCGGCCGCTGAACCAACAGAACTCTTGGAGCTCACTCAGAAAGAGGGGATTAATCTACAGACTCATGCGGACGATCTCG GGACAACGAAGCAGATGGTTCGGCTATTGAGCGAATTCGAGGGTCGACTGCCTCTTTCCCCTGCATTTATCAAGCTGAGGGATCAGGAACGTTACGACGAGGCTTTGCCTATGGAGTGGATTCTGAAG TATACGGTGTTCAACAGGGATCGAGGGATTGTTGGCGAGAAAGG ATACATAGTGTCTGCGAAGTTTGCG CATGTTCTAGGATCATACGAGTATAAATATGGCTACCCATCTATTGCTATAGATTCCACCAATTCGAACGGGAGAAAACGTCTCTCTGATGACGACAATAACGAGGGGGCTCGATGCGCCAAGCGTAGGAACTTCGGTCATACGATCAGCTATGGGGAAAGCTTGACGGCACATCAACAGTATATTG ATCCTCGAGATAATGTTAGGCGGGCTTGGACGTCCTCTGTGCCGGCTGGTCCGGCTCCCAAAGCGCATGTGCCCCTTAGTATCAAGGTCCCAGAGCGCCACACGCATAGCGTGTCGTATTCAATTGAAGAGTCTCCTACCAGTTCACAGGAACTCCACTTAATGCCACACCACCAACTGTACCGAGAACACCATTCGCCTAACGTTCTTGGTTCAATGTCCGACTGGAGCT TCTCTCCACCTTCTTATCCATATGGCCATAACCCCCTATCACAATCAACTGGTGTAACACGAAACGTTTTCcatgcttcttccttggataATGCACGATGGTATCGAGAAAGTCGCCAGAATAGTATTGCTGAGTACACCTATCCCAATGAGGATACTCTAGCTCCACCGAGGCGGTATACGGACTTCCCGAATTCACCTTTGGTTTCTCCATTTGATTTCATGGAAGGCGCCACACGTTCGTatgaggaggagcaagaCATAGAATACTTTGAACCGGGGACAGCC AGATCCCTATCTCCTGAGCCTTTTAGTCCTTCTGATTGGGAGGGCATACCTGAAAGCGTGGTTTCAAGTTCACTGGCAGATAATCCCGGAAAACGACGGGCGTTGATA ATCGCGCTGGAATACGGAGGAGTGGACCAAAGATGGAACGATAACAAGTCCACACCGATGTTTATGAAAGGGCCGTACAGTGATGGAGAAGACGTTTATAATTTGCTAC TGCAACAAGGCTATCATGAAGATGAAATCACTTTTATGACTGACGAACCTGGCACACCGACAAGACTACGGCCAACATGCAGTAATATT AAATACCAGCTCGCACAGCTCATAGCGGATGCGAACCCAGGAGATCGATTCTTCTTGTATT ATGCTGGTCATGGAATACAAGTCGAAGATACCGACGGGGACGAGTTTGATGGGTGGGATGAAG CTATTATACCGGCAGACTGGGCAACTGCATATAATTATCGTGATGAGGGGCTCATAATCGATGAT TACCTCAAGGAAGTATGCGTTAACGCCTTGCCCAAAGGCGCACATCTTACG GCTGTTTTCGATGTATGCAGTTTCATTCTGACAGCTTGGTCCCAATACTTACTATTTATCCTAGTGTTGCCACGCAGGGACGATAATGG ACTGACTTATGAGCATTCAACTAAGGAGAACGGGAAGTTCAAATTGAACGAACTCACAGGTTTGCTTTCTCGGCGCCTTCCGAGTAGATACGAATCAGTTGATGGACGTGTG CTATGTATCAGTGCTTGTGAGGATAGCCAACAAGCATATGCACGTGCAAGGGGGCTACTAACTGAG GCATTCACTCGGTGCATTAGAGAGTCGGCCAAAGTGTACAGATTAGCCAATGCAACGTTTCGACTCAATCCAACTCTTAAGCAGCTTTACGAGTATATATT GTGTCACGGGCGCCCCGATCCTGATATATGGACGTCGTTACACACAAGACCCGGTATTGGCGACAACCTATAA